GGTTCTGCTCCCAAGGACGAGCCGACGCGTCATTGCCCACTTTTTCAGGGTTGTACTGGCGTGCCTGAGGTGCATTCACATCACCGCCCAGATTGCCTGCGCCCTGAAAGGCGAATGGACTGGCAGCGCTCTGCACGGCAGGCGCTGCCTTGCGACGGCGCATGATCATGCCGACCACCACCATGATCACCATGGCCAGCAGACCGAACATCAGCATATTGGCAAAGGCTTCGCCCATGCCCAGCGAGTTGGCCAGCCAGGCCAGGCCCAGGCCTGCGGCCAGGCCGCCCAGCATGGCGCCCCATGGCTTCTTGGGTGCAGCAGCCGGAGCCGCTGCAGGCGGAGCAGCACGGTTTTGCTGCGCCGCATTTTGCTGCGGAGCCTGCTGGGCAGGAGCACGAGACGCTTCGCGTTGAGTGACGTTACCCGATTGCTTGCCGAACGATGAGCCACCGCCCATGCGTTTTGCATCGGCCTGTCCATGTGCCACCACCAGCATCGCCACCAAAGCGATTGACCAAAGTTTCTTCATCTCATCTCCCTTCTTATAGAAAGTCGCTACAAATCTGCGCACAGGGCGCACTTAACACTTGATTCCCACATGCAAGGCACAGACGCCTCCTGTCATGTTGTGATAGTCCACATGGCCAAAGCCGCATTGCTGCATCAGGGCCTTGAGCTCCTTCTGGCCTGGGTGCATGCGGATGGACTCAGCCAGATAGCGATAGCTTTCGGCGTCGCCGGCAATCATCTTGCCCATGGTCGGCAAAATCTTGAACGAGTACCAGTCATAGACTTTCTCCAGCGGTTTGGCCACCTTGGAAAACTCGAGCACCAAAAGCTTGCCCCCGGGGCGCAGCACGCGGTTCATTTCCTTGAGCGCTGCATCCTTGTGCGTCATATTGCGCAGGCCGAAGGCGACGCTGACCAGATCGAAATAGTTGTCGGGGAAGGGCAGCTTTTCCGCATCGCAGACCAGCGTGGGCAGGATCACACCCTTGTCGGTCAGACGATCACGCCCCACGCGCAGCATGGCTTCATTGATGTCGGTGTGCACCACCTGACCGCTGGCGCCCACCTTCTTCGAAAAAGCCAGGGACAGATCGCCTGTGCCGCCCGCGATGTCCAGCGCCTTGTCGCCTTCCTTGAGGTTGGCCACCATCAGCGCATAAGCCTTCCAGGCGCGGTGCAGCCCACCCGACATCACGTCGTTCATGACGTCGTACTTGGACGCCACGGAGTCGAACACACCGCGTACGCGCGATGCCTTCTCGCTTTCATCAACAGTCTGGAATCCGAAGTGTGTGGAGCTCATAACAAAGAATGCTAAGCAGGCAGTGCTTGCGCGTACAGCGACAACCCCGTATAGCTACAGGCTTTGAAGCACTATGGTTTTTGGAAAGAATTCGCCTTGAGCGCTTATTTCATGCGCGCTTAAAGCTATTGTAAATATAGCACCAGCCTCAATAACCCTGTGCCGTACGCATGGGCTATGTGGCGTGTACGGGACGTTGCTGCCGGCTTTTGAGCCGACATTCAAGCCCCTGACAGTCAAAGCTCAATGCACGCTGCAGCCATGACCGCCTGCGCCCTTCTCGGGCATGGGCGTATCGCGATCCATCCCGGCCTCTTCCAGGCGCTGCTGATATTGCTGCCACAGAGCATCTTGCTGGCTGCCCAGCTGGTAGAGGTATTCCCAGGTGTACAGACCGCTTTCGTGCCCATCGCTGAAGAACGGCTTGATGGCGTAGTTGCCCACCGGTTCGATGGTGTTGATGCCCACATCGCGCTTGCCGGTCTGCAGCACTTCCTGGCCAGGGCCATGACCTTGCACCTCGGCCGAGGGAGAGTACACGCGCAGCAACTCGAACGGGATGCGGAAAGTCTTGCCGTCCGAATAAGAAACCTCCAGCACGCGTGATGCACCATGCACGGTCAGCGACTGAGGGGTGGGAGTGTTGGCTTGCAGTCCTGCCATGGTTTTCTCCTAATCAATGCATAAAAGGGCAGCCTCAAGCTGCCCTTTGAATCTCCCGAGGGAGATGAAAAACATCACGCGGCCCAGAGGGCCAACGCCTTTTGCAGCACTTCATCCACCTGCGGCAGCTGGCGGGCAATCTCGGCTTCGCGCTCTTCATCGCGCTCGCGCTGGGCCGCAGCCCAGACCGAGGCGGGAAAGTGGCTGTCCCAGTCATAGCGCGCAATCACATGCCAGTGCAGATGCGCCACCATGTTACCGAGAGCCGCCAGGTTGATCTTGGTCGGGGCCAGTTGCTCGCGCAGCACACGCTCGACCAGGGCCACGGCATCCATGCAGACAATGCGATCCGTCGCGCTCAGCTCCGAGAATTCGGCCGCATGGTCATTCCAGACGACGCGATAGAAGGCCGGAAAGCCAGCTTCCACAGCCCGGATCACGCGCAGCTTGTCGCCGCGCCAGACCAGCGCACCGCCATCGGTTGCACACAGAGGACAGTTTTCAACCAACATCTGAAATCTCCATTGCAATGCTTCTTACCCACATCACTGCGATGTGACCCCAGCGCAGGCCAGAGGCACCGAGCAAGGGCCTATGCCGGCCGCGCCGCCCCACGCCGAGGGTGTCGCCCCCTTTTGGGGGGAGGGCGCGAAGCGACTCAGGGGGCATC
This window of the Comamonas testosteroni genome carries:
- a CDS encoding Tim44 domain-containing protein, with the translated sequence MKKLWSIALVAMLVVAHGQADAKRMGGGSSFGKQSGNVTQREASRAPAQQAPQQNAAQQNRAAPPAAAPAAAPKKPWGAMLGGLAAGLGLAWLANSLGMGEAFANMLMFGLLAMVIMVVVGMIMRRRKAAPAVQSAASPFAFQGAGNLGGDVNAPQARQYNPEKVGNDASARPWEQNHIPEAAAAAAGGSMIGSALSGSQNWGVPADFDAEGFLTAAKRNFVTLQSAWDRSDITTLRSMMTDEMLAEIRGQLSERETQRAGEPNHTDVLMIDAQLLGIEDLGNGYMASVEFSGMIREETSAGPSPFREVWNMTKPKSGNSGWLVAGVQALQ
- the ubiE gene encoding bifunctional demethylmenaquinone methyltransferase/2-methoxy-6-polyprenyl-1,4-benzoquinol methylase UbiE, which translates into the protein MSSTHFGFQTVDESEKASRVRGVFDSVASKYDVMNDVMSGGLHRAWKAYALMVANLKEGDKALDIAGGTGDLSLAFSKKVGASGQVVHTDINEAMLRVGRDRLTDKGVILPTLVCDAEKLPFPDNYFDLVSVAFGLRNMTHKDAALKEMNRVLRPGGKLLVLEFSKVAKPLEKVYDWYSFKILPTMGKMIAGDAESYRYLAESIRMHPGQKELKALMQQCGFGHVDYHNMTGGVCALHVGIKC
- a CDS encoding DUF971 domain-containing protein, with translation MAGLQANTPTPQSLTVHGASRVLEVSYSDGKTFRIPFELLRVYSPSAEVQGHGPGQEVLQTGKRDVGINTIEPVGNYAIKPFFSDGHESGLYTWEYLYQLGSQQDALWQQYQQRLEEAGMDRDTPMPEKGAGGHGCSVH
- a CDS encoding HIT family protein produces the protein MLVENCPLCATDGGALVWRGDKLRVIRAVEAGFPAFYRVVWNDHAAEFSELSATDRIVCMDAVALVERVLREQLAPTKINLAALGNMVAHLHWHVIARYDWDSHFPASVWAAAQRERDEEREAEIARQLPQVDEVLQKALALWAA